The Scomber japonicus isolate fScoJap1 chromosome 8, fScoJap1.pri, whole genome shotgun sequence genome has a segment encoding these proteins:
- the LOC128362729 gene encoding protocadherin alpha-C2-like: protein MGSFVTMRSCKRYVQLGFILLCFVHYISTSVTHYSIPEEMKEGSVVANLATDLSLDVKTLNQRKMRIDIIGNKKYLNVNKETGELYVVEKIDREYICAAKSSESCYLRLEVILENPLRIFNIEVEILDMNDNAPQFRRDAIHLDISEATPKGERFSLSNAFDPDIGSNSVKTYHLSESEHFNIEVQTGREESKFADLFLTKSLDREQQSVHNLILTAVDGGTPARSGTASVIVHVLDTNDNTPTFDKPIYTVKIMENSPIGSLVIHLNATDLDEGSNSDITYSYSLYTSEKTQETFNLNPSSGEITVKGMLNYEDFRIYDMEVIATDKGANSLSGQCTLKIIVEDMNDNHPEVSIKSFQSPVSENIELDTVIAVVSVSDKDSGDNGVVDLHVPDNMPFKLRESSDNYYELVVSEPLDREKVPEYDITFTVTDRGSPPLSDNETMTLELLDVNDNVPQFPQSFYTIRVMENNAPGALLSSLTAFDPDLHENQYLVYFILEKEIANTSMSMLFSINPENGNLYALKTFDYEIEKEFLFHIEARDSGSPPLSSNVTVHIIIVDQNDNAPVIVSPWRAHGSVVEEKIPRSTDKGSLVAKVIALDTDSVHNSRITYQFLQVTDATLFSLDQYNGEIRTMRMFSYRDPRYQRLVVVAKDNGEPALSATVTIKLSTVETAVKAYSDMTEVPLEYDIFSDLNLYLVIGLGSVSFLLLITILVTIVLKCQKPKPSKAVPPCRNSVISERNSTIADSTLVSNDAYWYSLFLAETRKGKMVVRQPVPKGSRYIVSSLPRSTGMSETSDSAASTLQVNSFKLN from the coding sequence atGGGATCCTTCGTTACAATGCGGTCTTGCAAAAGGTACGTTCAACTCGGTTTTATTCTTTTGTGTTTCGTTCATTACATATCAACTTCAGTGACTCATTATTCCATAccggaggaaatgaaagaaggatcTGTTGTCGCCAACCTTGCAACCGATCTCAGCTTGGATGTTAAAACACTGAATCAGAGGAAAATGCGTATTGACATcattggaaacaaaaaatatCTGAATGTGAACAAAGAGACTGGAGAGCTGTATGTTGTTGAGAAAATTGACAGGGAATATATTTGTGCTGCGAAGTCCTCTGAGTCTTGTTATCTTAGGCTGGAGGTAATATTAGAAAACCCTCTACGAATCTTTAATATAGAAGTCGAAATTTTGGACATGAACGACAACGCCCCACAATTTCGAAGAGACGCCATACATTTAGATATATCTGAAGCAACGCCAAAAGGGGAGAGGTTCTCTCTCAGCAATGCTTTTGATCCTGATATTGGAAGTAATTCAGTTAAAACGTACCATCTGAGTGAAAGTGAGCATTTTAATATTGAAGTTCAGACTGGAAGAGAAGAGTCAAAGTTTGCCGATCTATTCTTGACAAAGAGTTTAGATCGAGAGCAGCAGTCTGTTCATAATTTAATACTCACAGCTGTAGATGGAGGCACACCTGCTCGTTCTGGCACTGCCAGTGTTATTGTCCATGTGTTGGACACAAATGACAATACACCAACATTTGACAAACCGATCTATACAGTTAAAATAATGGAAAATTCTCCAATTGGAAGCCTTGTTATTCATCTTAATGCAACAGATTTAGATGAGGGGTCAAATTCTGATATAACATATTCATACAGTTTATATACGTCAGAGAAAACGCAAGAAACATTTAATCTGAATCCTTCCAGTGGTGAAATTACTGTAAAAGGAATGCTAAATTATGAAGACTTCAGGATTTATGATATGGAAGTTATAGCAACTGACAAAGGAGCCAATAGTTTATCAGGACAATGTACATTAAAAATTATTGTCGAAGACATGAATGATAATCACCCAGAAGTATCTATTAAATCATTCCAGAGTCCAGTCAGTGAAAATATAGAATTAGACACAGTGATAGCAGTAGTTAGTGTCAGTGATAAGGACTCAGGTGACAACGGAGTGGTTGATCTTCATGTTCCAGATAATATGCCTTTCAAACTGAGGGAATCCTCTGATAACTATTATGAGTTAGTGGTCTCAGAGCCTTTAGACCGTGAGAAGGTTCCAGAATATGACATCACTTTCACTGTTACAGACAGAGGTTCTCCTCCTTTATCTGACAATGAAACTATGACTTTAGAGCTGCTGGATGTTAATGACAATGTTCCACAGTTCCCTCAGTCATTTTATACTATACGTGTAATGGAGAATAACGCACCCGGGGCCTTGCTCAGTTCACTCACTGCGTTTGACCCTGACCTCCATGAAAACCAGTATCTAGTTTATTTCATCCTAGAAAAGGAAATAGCCAATACTTCTATGTCCATGCTGTTCTCCATCAATCCAGAGAATGGTAATCTTTACGCACTAAAGACTTTTGACTATGAGATAGAGAAGGAGTTTCTTTTCCACATTGAGGCCAGAGACTCTGGCTCTCCTCCACTCAGCAGCAACGTGACCGTACACATTATTATTGTGGACCAGAACGACAACGCTCCGGTCATTGTCTCTCCATGGCGCGCACACGGCTCGGTGGTGGAGGAAAAGATCCCCAGATCCACTGATAAAGGATCTCTGGTTGCCAAGGTGATAGCCTTAGACACAGACTCGGTGCACAACTCCCGGATTACCTACCAGTTTCTACAGGTGACTGACGCCACCTTGTTTAGTCTGGACCAGTACAACGGAGAGATCAGGACTATGAGGATGTTCAGTTACAGAGATCCCCGCTACCAGAGACTGGTTGTTGTTGCCAAGGACAACGGGGAGCCTGCCCTCTCTGCTACAGTCACCATCAAGCTGTCCACAGTGGAGACTGCTGTTAAGGCCTACTCTGACATGACTGAGGTTCCTCTAGAATATGACATCTTCTCTGACCTAAACCTGTATTTGGTCATCGGTCTGGGCTCGGTGTCATTTCTCCTGCTCATCACCATATTGGTCACCATCGTACTCAAGTGTCAGAAACCCAAGCCCAGCAAAGCAGTTCCTCCCTGCAGGAACAGTGTGATCAGTGAGAGGAACTCCACCATCGCAGACTCTACTCTGGTCTCCAACGATGCCTACTGGTACAGTCTGTTTCTAGCAGAGaccaggaaaggaaagatggtgGTTAGACAGCCTGTGCCAAAGGGCTCCAGATACATCGTGTCCAGTTTACCAAGGAGCACAGGAATGTCAGAGACAAGTGACTCGGCAGCTTCTACTCTACAGGTAAATTCATTCAAGTTGAATTAA
- the LOC128362730 gene encoding protocadherin alpha-C2-like encodes MRNTGNSRTRYVSALLFIGAFVNTVIAVTHYSVPEELEERSVVANLASDLGLDVKTLSGRKMRLDIISSKRYLDVNKETGELYIVERIDREYLCAMKTPTCYLKMEAIVENPQRIFYIEIEIMDINDNAPHFRRDTINLDIIESTQSGERFSVNNAVDPDLGSNSVKTYLLSESEHFDIEIQTGRDGSKFADLILKKGLDRERQAVHNLILTAVDGGVPTRTGTASIFVRVLDTNDNAPTFDKKNYDVNITENSPVGSLVIHLNATDLDEGINAQIEYTYSLYTSEKAQDIFNLNPSTGEITVKGMLNYEDTRNYEMEIIATDKGANSLSGQCKLNIFVSDMNDNHPEISVKSFQSPVSENIELDTVIAVVSVSDKDSGDNGVVDLHVPDNMPFKLRESSDNYYELVVSEPLDREKVPEYDITFTVTDRGSPPLSDNETMTLELLDVNDNVPQFPQSFYTIRVMENNAPGALLSSLTAFDPDLHENQYLVYFILEKEIANTSMSMLFSINPENGNLYALKTFDYEIEKEFLFHIEARDSGSPPLSSNVTVHIIIVDQNDNAPVIVSPWRAHGSVVEEKIPRSTDKGSLVAKVIALDTDSVHNSRITYQFLQVTDATLFSLDQYNGEIRTMRMFSYRDPRHQRLVVVAKDNGDPALSATVTIKLSTVETAVKAYSDMTEVPLEYDIFSDLNLYLVIGLGSVSFLLLITILVTIVLKCQKPKPSKAAPPCRNSVISERNSTIADSTLVSNDAYWYSLFLAETRKGKMVVRQPVPKGSRYIVSSLPRSTGMSETSDSAASTLQVWKDIIFVLHGMHLVTLM; translated from the coding sequence ATGCGAAACACTGGAAACTCTCGGACGAGGTATGTGTCCGCGCTTTTGTTTATCGGTGCATTTGTGAACACGGTCATTGCAGTAACTCATTATTCTGTTCCGGAAGAATTAGAGGAACGGTCGGTTGTCGCCAATTTAGCTTCTGATTTAGGCTTAGACGTGAAGACTCTGAGCGGTAGGAAGATGCGGTTAGACATTATATCCAGCAAAAGATATCTGGATGTGAACAAAGAAACAGGGGAGCTTTATATCGTTGAGAGGATTGATAGAGAGTATCTCTGCGCAATGAAAACACCAACATGCTACCTAAAAATGGAGGCTATAGTGGAGAACCCTCAAAGGATATTCTATATCGAAATTGAAATAATGGATATAAATGACAATGCTCCTCATTTTCGACGAGACACTATAAACTTGGACATTATAGAATCAACCCAATCTGGTGAGAGATTCTCTGTTAATAACGCCGTGGACCCAGACCTTGGATCAAATTCAGTCAAAACATACCTTCTGAGCGAAAGTGAGCACTTTGACATAGAAATTCAAACAGGAAGAGACGGGTCCAAATTTGCTGATCTAATATTAAAGAAGGGTTTAGATCGGGAAAGGCAAGCAGTTCATAATTTAATACTCACTGCTGTGGATGGCGGAGTTCCCACTCGCACCGGTACAGCCAGTATCTTTGTCCGTGTGCTTGACACTAATGACAACGCCCCAACTTTcgataaaaaaaattatgacGTTAATATAACGGAAAACTCTCCTGTTGGCTCCCTTGTCATTCACCTGAATGCTACGGATTTAGATGAGGGGATAAATGCACAGATCGAATATACATATAGTCTCTACACATCGGAAAAAGCACAGGATATATTTAATCTGAATCCTTCCACTGGTGAAATAACAGTGAAGGGAATGTTAAATTATGAAGATACTCGGAATtatgaaatggaaataataGCAACGGATAAAGGAGCCAATAGTTTGTCAGGGCagtgtaaattaaatatatttgtgtcAGATATGAATGACAACCACCCAGAAATATCTGTTAAATCATTTCAGAGTCCAGTCAGTGAAAACATAGAATTAGACACAGTGATAGCAGTAGTTAGTGTCAGTGATAAGGACTCAGGTGACAACGGTGTGGTTGATCTTCATGTTCCAGATAATATGCCTTTCAAACTGAGGGAATCCTCTGATAACTATTATGAGTTAGTGGTCTCAGAGCCTTTAGACCGTGAGAAGGTTCCAGAATATGACATCACTTTCACTGTTACAGACAGAGGTTCTCCTCCTTTATCTGACAATGAAACTATGACTTTAGAGCTGCTGGATGTTAATGACAATGTTCCACAGTTCCCTCAGTCATTTTATACTATACGTGTAATGGAGAATAACGCACCCGGGGCCTTGCTCAGTTCACTCACTGCGTTTGACCCTGACCTCCATGAAAACCAGTATCTAGTTTATTTCATCCTAGAAAAGGAGATAGCCAACACCTCCATGTCCATGCTGTTCTCCATCAATCCAGAGAACGGTAATCTTTACGCACTAAAGACTTTTGACTATGAGATAGAGAAGGAGTTTCTTTTCCACATCGAGGCCAGAGACTCTGGCTCTCCTCCACTCAGCAGCAACGTGACCGTACACATTATTATTGTGGACCAGAACGACAACGCTCCGGTCATTGTCTCTCCATGGCGCGCACACGGCTCTGTGGTGGAGGAAAAGATCCCCAGATCCACTGATAAAGGATCTCTGGTTGCCAAGGTGATAGCCTTAGACACAGATTCGGTGCACAACTCTCGGATTACCTACCAGTTTCTACAGGTGACTGACGCCACCTTGTTCAGTCTGGACCAGTACAACGGAGAGATCCGGACTATGAGGATGTTCAGTTACAGAGATCCGCGCCACCAGAGACTGGTTGTTGTTGCCAAGGACAACGGGGACCCTGCCCTCTCTGCTACAGTCACCATCAAGCTGTCCACAGTGGAGACTGCTGTTAAGGCCTACTCTGACATGACTGAGGTGCCTCTAGAATATGACATCTTCTCTGACCTAAACCTGTATTTGGTCATCGGTCTGGGCTCGGTGTCATTTCTCTTGCTGATCACCATATTGGTCACCATCGTGCTCAAGTGTCAGAAACCCAAGCCCAGCAAAGCAGCTCCTCCCTGCAGAAACAGTGTGATCAGTGAGAGGAACTCCACCATCGCAGACTCTACTCTGGTCTCCAACGATGCCTACTGGTACAGTCTGTTTCTAGCAGAGaccaggaaaggaaagatggtgGTTAGACAGCCTGTGCCAAAGGGCTCCAGATACATCGTGTCCAGTTTACCGAGGAGCACAGGGATGTCAGAGACTAGTGACTCAGCAGCGTCTACTCTGCAGGTATGGAAAGACATCATATTTGTGTTACATGGGATGCATTTAGTGACTCTCATGTAA
- the LOC128363199 gene encoding protocadherin alpha-C2-like, which yields MTSFVTMQSCKRYAELVIFLFSIVHHTSSSVTHYSIPEEMKEGSVVANLATDLSLDVKTLNQRKMRLDIIGNKKYLDVNKETGELYVVEKIDREYICNTKSSISCYLRMEVILENPLRIFNIEVEILDMNDNAPQFRRDAIHLDISEATPKGERFSLSNAFDPDVGSNSVKTYHLSESEHFNIEVQTGRDGSKFAELILTNSLDREQQAVHNLILTAVDGGTPARSGTASVIVHVLDTNDNTPTFEKISYNIKIMENSPIGSLVVHLNATDLDEGSNSDITYSYSLYTSEKTQETFNLNPSSGEITIKGMLNYEDFRIYDMEVIATDKGANSLSGQCTLKIVVEDMNDNHPEVSIKSFQSPVSENIELDTVIAVVSVSDKDSGDNGVVDLHVPDNMPFKLRESSDNYYELVVSEPLDREKVPEYDITFTVTDRGSPPLSDNETMTLELLDVNDNVPQFPQSFYTIRVMENNAPGALLSSLTAFDPDLHENQYLVYFILEKEIANTSMSMLFSINPENGNLYALKTFDYEIEKEFLFHIEARDSGSPPLSSNVTVHIIIVDQNDNAPVIVSPWRAHGSVVEEKIPRSTDKGSLVAKVIALDTDSVHNSRITYQFLQVTDATLFSLDQYNGEIRTMRMFSYRDPRHQRLVVVAKDNGEPALSATVTIKLSTVETAVKAYSDMTEVPLEYDIFSDLNLYLVIGLGSVSFLLLITILVTIVLKCQKPKPSKAAPPCRNSVISERNSTIADSTLVSNDAYWYSLFLAETRKGKMVVRQPVPKGSRYIVSSLPRSTGMSETSDSAASTLQV from the coding sequence ATGACATCCTTTGTAACAATGCAGTCTTGCAAACGGTACGCTGAActagttatttttcttttttctatcgTTCACCACACATCAAGTTCAGTGACTCATTATTCCATAccggaggaaatgaaagagggaTCGGTGGTTGCCAACCTTGCAACCGATCTCAGCTTGGATGTTAAAACACTGAATCAGCGGAAGATGCGTCTTGACATcattggaaacaaaaaatatCTGGATGTGAACAAAGAGACTGGAGAGCTGTATGTTGTTGAGAAGATTGACAGGGAATATATATGCAATACAAAGTCATCGATCTCTTGCTATCTTAGAATGGAGGTAATATTAGAAAACCCTTTACGAATCTTTAATATAGAAGTCGAAATTTTGGATATGAACGACAACGCCCCACAATTTCGAAGAGACGCCATACATTTAGATATATCTGAAGCAACGCCAAAAGGGGAGAGATTCTCCCTCAGCAATGCTTTTGATCCTGATGTTGGTAGCAATTCCGTTAAAACGTACCATCTGAGTGAAAGTGAGCATTTCAATATTGAAGTTCAGACTGGAAGGGATGGATCTAAATTTGCCGAATTAATCTTAACAAACAGTTTAGATCGAGAGCAGCAGGCTGTGCATAACTTAATACTCACAGCTGTAGATGGAGGAACACCTGCTCGTTCAGGCACTGCCAGTGTTATTGTTCACGTTTTGGATACAAATGACAATACACcaacatttgaaaaaataagttacaatataaaaataatggaaaattcTCCAATTGGAAGCCTTGTTGTTCATCTCAATGCAACAGATTTAGACGAGGGATCCAATTCTGATATAACATATTCATACAGTTTATATACGtcagaaaaaacacaagaaacatTTAATCTGAATCCTTCCAGTGGTGAGATTACTATAAAAGGAATGCTAAATTATGAAGATTTCAGGATTTATGATATGGAAGTTATAGCAACTGACAAAGGAGCCAATAGTTTATCAGGACAATGTACACTAAAAATTGTGGTCGAAGACATGAATGACAACCACCCAGAAGTATCTATTAAATCATTCCAGAGTCCAGTCAGTGAAAATATAGAATTAGACACAGTGATAGCAGTAGTTAGTGTCAGTGATAAGGACTCAGGTGACAACGGAGTGGTTGATCTTCATGTTCCAGATAATATGCCTTTCAAACTGAGGGAATCCTCTGATAACTATTATGAGTTAGTGGTCTCAGAGCCTTTAGACCGTGAGAAGGTTCCAGAATATGACATCACTTTCACTGTTACAGACAGAGGTTCTCCTCCTTTATCTGACAATGAAACTATGACTTTAGAGCTGCTGGATGTTAATGACAATGTTCCACAGTTCCCTCAGTCATTTTATACTATACGTGTAATGGAGAATAACGCACCTGGGGCCTTGCTCAGTTCACTCACAGCGTTTGACCCTGACCTCCATGAAAACCAGTATCTAGTTTATTTCATCCTAGAAAAGGAGATAGCCAACACATCCATGTCCATGCTGTTCTCCATCAATCCAGAGAATGGTAATCTTTACGCACTAAAGACTTTTGACTATGAGATAGAGAAGGAGTTTCTTTTCCACATCGAGGCCAGAGACTCTGGCTCTCCTCCACTCAGCAGCAACGTGACGGTACACATTATTATTGTGGACCAGAATGACAACGCTCCGGTCATTGTCTCTCCATGGCGCGCACACGGCTCGGTGGTGGAGGAAAAGATCCCCAGATCCACTGATAAAGGATCTCTGGTTGCCAAGGTGATAGCCTTAGACACAGACTCGGTGCACAACTCCCGGATTACCTACCAGTTTCTACAGGTGACTGACGCCACCTTGTTTAGTCTGGACCAGTACAACGGAGAGATCCGGACTATGAGGATGTTCAGTTACAGAGATCCACGCCACCAGAGACTGGTTGTTGTTGCCAAGGACAACGGGGAGCCTGCTCTCTCTGCTACAGTCACCATCAAGCTGTCCACAGTGGAGACTGCTGTTAAGGCCTACTCTGACATGACTGAGGTGCCTCTAGAATATGACATCTTCTCTGACCTAAACCTGTATTTGGTCATCGGTCTGGGCTCGGTGTCATTTCTCCTGCTCATCACCATATTGGTCACCATCGTGCTCAAGTGTCAGAAACCCAAGCCCAGCAAAGCAGCTCCTCCCTGCAGGAACAGTGTGATCAGTGAGAGGAACTCCACCATCGCAGACTCCACTCTGGTCTCCAACGATGCCTACTGGTACAGTCTGTTTCTAGCAGAGaccaggaaaggaaagatggtgGTTAGACAGCCTGTGCCAAAGGGCTCCAGATACATTGTGTCCAGTTTACCAAGGAGCACAGGGATGTCAGAGACTAGTGACTCGGCAGCTTCTACTCTGCAGGTATGA